The Orenia metallireducens genomic interval ATAAAGAGCAAATTTACAATTAAGAGTAAAGAATAAATTAAGGTAAAAAAATTGTTAACTATAGAAGATAGAGAGTGAATGAAGTTATCCTTGGTTGATTATTATGAACGGATATGTTGTTTTGATACGATAGTTCTAGTTATGTTAAGAAAGTGATTAGGTATAAGTTAATTTTTAATTATTATCTAGTCATTTATGACTAGGTTTTATATGACTATATAATAAAGGTTTTTTAATTTTGGTGTATAATTAACTATATAGGTGATTTATAATTAAAAATTCAGAATTGAGAATTAAAGATAATGAAAAAATTAATAACAATATCACACTGAAAACAGGCAATAGCTATTGTCTGTTTTTTCTTTTTATCATCAAGAATTAAGAACAACAAATGAATTAACAAGAAATTTAGAGTAACATAGCTAGATTAATATTGTAAATATGGTTAGGATAAATAGTTGTTGTATATCTTTTATATCTTATAAATCTTTAGGGTTGGACAAACCCTATTGTAGCAAGGGATTGCAGGAAAATATAACTACAAATTAAGGAGATATAGCTACATATTAAGGAAATATGACTACAGATTAAGGGGATACAACTACAAATTAAGGAGTTACAACTACATATCATTATTGTATATGTAGTTGTATTGTGATATGATTTAGAATAGATAAAGATAGGAGGAGTATAGATGAAGAAGGAGATGTTAAATAAGCCCAATCAATTAATAAGTATTGTTCCTGAACAGAAGGTCACCACTACCCAAAGAAAAGCATATAATAGTTTTTTAAAGTATGCACAAAGAAAATTAAAGTTTGAAGATTATAAAGAGAACATATTCAAGATTCCCTATAGTGAATTACATAAAAGAGCTAATCTCAAAAATAAGAATACTGAGTATATATATCAAGAGTTAGAGGGGTTAATGAAGACTACTGTTAAGATAGTTGATAAGGAAAATCCAGATAATTGGAAAGCATTTACCTTATTAAGTTACATTGAAAGAAAGGATAATTTTTACTATTATGAATTGAACCATTTTATTATTAATGCATTAAAGGAGCAACAATTTTTTACCCCTTTGAATTTGATGATGATAAAATCTTTGGATAGCCAATATTCAATAATTTTTTATGAATTAGCTATTAGATATCAAAAATACAAGATACCAAAGATGAGTATTGAAGAGGTTAGGAAATTGACCAATACTAAAAGTGAATATAAGCGATTTTATAATTTTAGAAAAAGAGTTTTAGATGTCGCCTGTGAGGAAATATCGAAAAAAACTGATATTAAACTCTCCTATATTACTGAAAAGAGGGGCAGAAGAATAGCTTTTATTGATTTTAAAATTGAGAGAAAGAAAGAAGAAATACCTGTTGAGATTAAAGTTAAAGAGCAGGAATATTCAGCAGAGGTCTTAGGATTATTTAATCTATTACCTAAAGTTGAACAGGTAGAGAGTAATAAAAGAGAATTAGCTAAATTACTAGAAGAGCATAGTTTTAGATATTTGAAGGCTGACATTGAGTATGCTAAAGAGTCTAATCCTGATAATTTTATAGGCTTTCTCAAGGCATCTTGTCAGAATGCTCATTACTCTAGTGTTGAAATTGAGAAGGAAGAGAAGCAGAAAGAGTTAGCTAAACAAAGGGAAGAAGCTGAGATGAAGAGAAAGGAGCTTGAAGAAAAAATAGAGAAGAAGGCTAGAGCAAAGGCTATGGAGCGGTATAAAGTTTTATCAGATAGTGAGCTAGAAAGGTATGAGCAGGAATATAGAAAGATGGCTAAGCTGGTACCAAAAAGCATAAGACCAGCTAAGAAAGAGTATATAATTGGATCTTTGGAGGATAAGTTTAAAGAAGAATTAAGAGATTTGCTAGGAAATGATTTCTTAGTATAGCATTAAGAACTATTAAATGAATATAGATCTGTGTAATAGATATATCAGCATGTCCCAAAGCTTTTCTAACCTTCTCTAGATTATGACACTCCCTTAATAAATCTGTTGCATAAGTGTGTCGTAAGGTGTGGGGCGTAACTTTCTTTTCTTGATAGCTTTTATCTAATTTATTTCCATTATCATCTCGATAATATTTGGTAACTTCCTCTTGGATTCCTGCCTTTTTAGCATATTTATAGATCATCTTTCTCATATTTACGTGATTTAATCGATTACCTGTTAAACTAGTAAATACTAATCCTTAAAAGATCTTAAAAAAAAGATAAATATTAAGTATAGATTTAATCTCTCTAGCAAGAAAATCAAGCTTAAAAGTATTTAAGTAATCCAATTTATAGTTATAAATTTATGTTTAGATCTATCAAATTATCGTAAAGATTGATTTTTACTCTCTAAGAGCTTCAATAAGCATTGGTGATATTCTTCAAAGTAGACTGCTTAATCCCACCCTTGTCCATATTATTAGGCATATGATGTATGGGCTACTAGATAACAGACCAAAAAGGGCATAAATGCCCCATCTTTTATCAGTTCAGCATCCCTATACTGGCTATAATCTCTGATTTTATTCTCTTCTAGCAAAGTTGCTAATCTGCCTTGAAAGTTAATCAATTGTTTGTGATTATTTATATCTTGAATTTCTGCTTTTAGTCTTTTAGTTATTGACATAAAAAATAACCTCCTCATTATTTTGAGCAGGTTTCCTAAACTTAAATATTCTTTGTCAGTTTTTAACAGCAATTAACCTCTTGTTGTATTTATCTGATATTATATAAGTACAAATTTGATATTTAAGTTTCCAAAACGGGTGCGAATCGTTTTTTGGAAACCTACTTTAAAAACTCCGTGTATCCAGCACGGTGTTTTTAATTTTTTTGGATATTTTTGTTCAAAAACTAAGTAAACTTGTCCTAATTATATAGCAAAAATTTGAATTAATCAACTTCTCTGTTGAGAGCTAATTCTTATAATTATCTATTCCATAGAAAAAGACTCTATCCACCTAGGTAAGGCCTTAACTTTATTTATTTACAATCTTAATATCCTTAATCTCATGGGAATGATTATTAAATTTCAGCTCTAAAGCTTTCACATTCTCTTTATTTTCAGCGATTGTCTCTCTAATCACCTTAATATCTCTCTTCATCTCATTTTGATTACTCTCAATTTTATTAATCTTAGCCTCTAAACTATCAAGTCTATCTCCTATTCCATCAAACTTGCTTAGTATTAGCTTTAAATCTCTTCAGTACTTATCGCTTCTCCCTCCCTAAACCTATCTTATCTATTAATATCAATTCTATTTTAATCATTAGCAAAGTTATAATCTTAATTATAGCATAGCCTCAGATTATTGTAAATCAAGTCTCTTCTACTCTATTGAATCTCTGCATTTTCAAATAAAAAGGTCAGTGCCTCTTCAACAATAAAAGACTTATCCTGCTCTGTCCTATCTGCTACACTATCTAGCTTTTCAATCATCTTTTCCTTTAAATAATAGGTTCTTCTAACCTTCTTCTTATCCTTCTGATTAGGAATAATCAACTTAGTAGGATCAAGGTCTATTGGAGAATCCTCTTTCTTTACTAATTTTGCTCCAATATCAGGTTGGTTTAAAAAGTAAGTCAAAGCTAGTTCAACAAGATAAGACTTATTATTACCAGTCTTCCTAGCAAAGCTATCTATCTCATTAACGATACTCTTTCTTAAATAATATGTTCTTCTAATCTCTTCATTATTATCTCCACTATCGATATTATTTGTTACCTTACTTTCATTCTTCTTAGTAGTATTCTCATCTTTATTGTAAACTTTATTATTAATAGTATTATTTAATTTATTCTTTTCTTTATTCTCTTCTTTAGTACTCTCTACTTCCTTATTTTCTTGATTTTCTACCACTTCTTGATCTTTACTACTACCCTTCTCTTCCTTCAATTTATCAGCATTACTCTTCATCTTACTCTTTAAATTATTAAAGAAATCATTCTCCTTAGTCAATCTCAACCACCCTCTCAATTATAGGATATAGCTGCTTCTGTGCCTCTTCATCATACTCAAAGATCGTCTTACCCTGTTTAGTAGCCTCAGTAATCTTAATTCTTCGATAAACAGGATTTGTCACTATCTCTTGGCCTGCAAAACTCTCCTCTAACATCTTCAGATTCTCTCTGCCTTCATTGGTTCTAGAATCATACATATTAGGAATGATCAATTTAATCTTAGCAAAATCCAATCTTAAATCCTCTAAATAGTCAAAGATAGTCGCCAGCCCATCGATAGCAGGTATCTCTAGCTGCACAGGAATAAAGATATAATCAATAAAGAACAATATCGCACTATTGATGATACTTCTTGAAGGACTACAATCAAAGATCACATAATCATAATCCATCTCCTCTAAGCCTGCCAATTTCTCATCAAGTAAGGTAGTTAGAAACATCGCATTATTATTAAACTCCTTCTCGATAATCTCATACTTGCTATTAGGAAGTAAGTCTAAATTCTCTCTAGCCTCAATAATACACTCCTTAATATTAGCCGCTGAATGAGGATTAATTAAATCATAAAAACTCTTCCTCTCTTGATTCCTATCAATCCCTAACATTAAAGAACAATCATTCTGTGAATCCAAATCAATTAATAAAACCTTATAGTCAACCTTAGCTAAAGCATGAGCAATATTTACTGCCAATGTAGACTTACCAACGCCACCCTTATTGTTATAAAAGGCTATCTTCTTCATCTAATCCCTCCTATGTATTGTTATGTTAGTATTTCAATAAATTTTACAATAATAAATAAATAATAAACAACATAATATTTGTAATAAATATTAAAATAATATTTATCATAATATAAACAATCTCATATATAATATTAATTACAATAAATTTTGTATAAACTTAACAATAAAATTTACAATTAACTAGAACATAAACATTAACATTGATTGTAGAATAAAAACTACAATAAACTTTAACATCGATGTTACAATAATAAGGATAATAAGTTTTAGAATTGATGTTACAATTATAATATTAATTAAAATAAATTTCAACATTTGATCCCAATAATATCTATCATAAAGATAACAATATCACCTTTGAAACAGAATCATATTTTTGATCTAATTTATTTTTTTACTTTTTTTCTGCTTTAATTTCCCCCCCTTAAAAAACCATAAAAATCTACTCTATCTTCTTTAAAGTCTGATCATCAATCTCTGCTTTTCTTTTAAAAATTAATAAGTAAGATCCAATTATTATAATTTTACTATAGTCCTTTTGGAAAGAAAGTAAAATAATTAATCTTTCTATATCAACTTATAGAATTCAAGATAGAAATAAAGGGATATTACTTATTGTTTAGTCTAAAATATTATGATTTTGCCACACTTTTTAAGAAAAGAAAAAATTAATAATTTAGCAAATAACTTGACTACTGGGAAGAGGTGAAATAAGAAATGTTATTGAATCTATTACTTCAAGAACGCATAGCTACTAAAATAAAGGCAAAAGATTGGTATGATGTTACTAATAAAGCAGGAGAGCTTTTACTAAAAGATGATTTAATTGAAAATAGATATATAGATGCAATGATTAAGTCTATAGAGGTTAATGGTCCTTATATTGTAATCGCTAAAGGGGTAGCAATTTTACATGCTCGTTCAGAGGATGGAGTAAAGAATTTAGGAATGAGTCTACTTACTCTTGCTTCTCCAATAAAATTTGGTTATGAATGTAATGACCCAATACAAATAGCTTTTGCTTTAGGGGCATTAGATAGAAATAAATAT includes:
- a CDS encoding PTS sugar transporter subunit IIA; the protein is MLLNLLLQERIATKIKAKDWYDVTNKAGELLLKDDLIENRYIDAMIKSIEVNGPYIVIAKGVAILHARSEDGVKNLGMSLLTLASPIKFGYECNDPIQIAFALGALDRNKYLQALSDLSLSKPLILLKLYSLHKLFYLLIPYLL
- a CDS encoding ParA family protein, yielding MKKIAFYNNKGGVGKSTLAVNIAHALAKVDYKVLLIDLDSQNDCSLMLGIDRNQERKSFYDLINPHSAANIKECIIEARENLDLLPNSKYEIIEKEFNNNAMFLTTLLDEKLAGLEEMDYDYVIFDCSPSRSIINSAILFFIDYIFIPVQLEIPAIDGLATIFDYLEDLRLDFAKIKLIIPNMYDSRTNEGRENLKMLEESFAGQEIVTNPVYRRIKITEATKQGKTIFEYDEEAQKQLYPIIERVVEID
- a CDS encoding replication initiation protein → MKKEMLNKPNQLISIVPEQKVTTTQRKAYNSFLKYAQRKLKFEDYKENIFKIPYSELHKRANLKNKNTEYIYQELEGLMKTTVKIVDKENPDNWKAFTLLSYIERKDNFYYYELNHFIINALKEQQFFTPLNLMMIKSLDSQYSIIFYELAIRYQKYKIPKMSIEEVRKLTNTKSEYKRFYNFRKRVLDVACEEISKKTDIKLSYITEKRGRRIAFIDFKIERKKEEIPVEIKVKEQEYSAEVLGLFNLLPKVEQVESNKRELAKLLEEHSFRYLKADIEYAKESNPDNFIGFLKASCQNAHYSSVEIEKEEKQKELAKQREEAEMKRKELEEKIEKKARAKAMERYKVLSDSELERYEQEYRKMAKLVPKSIRPAKKEYIIGSLEDKFKEELRDLLGNDFLV